Proteins from one Porites lutea chromosome 3, jaPorLute2.1, whole genome shotgun sequence genomic window:
- the LOC140930411 gene encoding ciliogenesis-associated TTC17-interacting protein-like: MESENGVSTDNFTASAVKANDQAIEYISSIADEIWESLLFADSLVTTSQTGREIGEMTVTVENATWRGKPCYLVHANSHGSVDQVPIGTSVTAYVGRTLQTFEQTHYEYVKIPDNPLDKKTLIELDEDGSYSVKKTISQGEEMQRTDTYYKKDQFQGFISEGSNLLLQRIMAKKGVPSDLTFVAFDSTTSLCTSSYKMLGKSSRKVGGQHVNVTGLQRTIHSIQEAPTTWESYFLSTGHLASRTQLGSQVTMTLLRLPEEHQNEESEVSEETPVVKPLRWEEDMQLFSRFLDRKAELADDHATYMRRHPELRALLADFLQFLLLRKPDDVTGFASEFFGAFSTAAPSAPSFARSSPSPARPSSSP, translated from the exons CTGATGAAATATGGGAATCACTGTTATTTGCTGACTCATTGGTTACCACCTCTCAAACTGGCAGG GAAATAGGTGAAATGACAGTAACAGTGGAAAATGCCACTTGGAGAGGAAAGCCATGCTATCTTGTTCATGCTAATAGCCATGGAAGTGTTGATCAAGTACCTATAGGCACATCTGTCACAG CTTATGTTGGAAGAACACTTCAGACATTCGAACAAACCCACTATGAATATGTCAAG ATACCAGATAACCCACTAGATAAGAAAACTCTGATAGAACTTGACGAGGATGGTTCATATTCTGTGAAAAAGACTATTTCACAGGGAGAG GAAATGCAAAGAACCGATACATATTACAAAAAGGACCAGTTTCAGGGCTTCATATCTGAAG gGTCAAATCTTTTGCTGCAAAGAATCATGGCCAAGAAAGGTGTTCCATCCGATCTAACGTTCGTTGCTTTTGACTCAACAACCAGTCTTTGTACATCATCATAT AAAATGCTCGGTAAATCTAGTCGGAAGGTTGGCGGACAGCACGTAAATGTAACAGGGCTTCAAAGAACAATTCACTCAATACAGGAGGCTCCTACAACCTGGGAGTCTTATTTCTTATCCACTGG GCATTTGGCAAGTAGAACACAGCTTGGATCGCAAGTTACTATGACCCTGCTAAGATTACCAGAGGAACATCAAAATGAAG AGTCCGAAGTGTCAGAGGAGACACCAGTAGTCAAACCACTGAGATGGGAGGAAGACATGCAGTTGTTTTCACGTTTTTTAGACCGAAAG GCGGAGTTGGCTGACGATCATGCTACTTACATGAGAAGGCACCCCGAACTACGTGCCCTACTTGCCGACTTTCTTCAGTTTCTGCTTCTCAGAAAACCTGATGACGTCACCGGCTTCGCCTCCGAGTTTTTTGGCGCTTTTTCCACGGCTGCGCCGTCTGCACCCTCATTTGCACGTTCATCTCCAAGCCCTGCGCGGCCATCCTCTTCGCCTTAG